A single region of the Gemmata palustris genome encodes:
- a CDS encoding DUF3302 domain-containing protein, translating to MFDIIAAIFLVVILTIAVVGLVWLGSLPGSIAHKRAHPQAEAVTVLGWVGLLFVILWPVAFAWAFVRVPGQSVPDNGGTKS from the coding sequence CTGTTCGACATCATTGCCGCGATCTTCCTGGTGGTGATCTTGACCATCGCGGTCGTCGGACTCGTCTGGCTCGGGTCGCTCCCCGGCTCGATCGCGCACAAGCGGGCGCATCCGCAGGCCGAGGCGGTCACTGTGCTCGGGTGGGTGGGGCTACTGTTCGTGATCCTGTGGCCGGTCGCGTTCGCGTGGGCGTTCGTCCGCGTGCCCGGGCAGTCGGTTCCGGACAACGGAGGGACGAAGTCGTGA
- a CDS encoding beta-ketoacyl-[acyl-carrier-protein] synthase family protein — protein MTAPHTQDRARATDMPIHSRRTVVTGFGVLSPIGSDPATFWEALRAGTSGIRTLRGFDPSVLSCRVAGEIPDFAAKTLIDKGYRKSLNAMSRPVQLGVVAAQLAVQSAGLVKGTVPPERFGVVFASVMNETEIDDLARLSTACSSGPGRPIDMEAWARAGVPQMPPMWMLKYLPNMPACHATIMHDAQGPSNSLTPDDLAGAAAVGEALRVIQRGTADVMLAGGCESKLTPVTLARMDTFAPLTREHEHPERAVRPFDRDASGTCLGEGAAVFALEELAHAQKRGAPILGEVVGFASGVDRGMTGAGLARIIRNALANAGIRPGDIDHINAHGVGVPELDRFEARGIAAVFGRDVPVFAPLSRFGNTGAASGALELACSVLALQHGQLPGTLNHAIPDEDCPITVHTGPPRPVTKPYAIKVTATDLGQCGAVVIKRWET, from the coding sequence ATGACGGCCCCTCACACGCAGGACCGCGCCCGCGCGACCGATATGCCAATACACTCCCGTCGGACCGTCGTCACCGGCTTCGGGGTTCTCAGTCCGATCGGCTCCGACCCCGCCACCTTCTGGGAGGCGCTCCGGGCGGGCACGTCCGGAATTCGCACCCTTCGCGGGTTCGATCCTTCCGTGCTCTCGTGCCGGGTCGCGGGCGAGATCCCCGACTTCGCCGCGAAAACACTCATCGACAAGGGCTACCGCAAGTCGCTCAACGCGATGTCGCGGCCGGTTCAGCTCGGCGTCGTGGCCGCACAGTTGGCGGTGCAGAGCGCCGGGCTGGTAAAGGGCACGGTGCCGCCCGAGCGGTTCGGCGTCGTGTTCGCGTCCGTGATGAACGAGACCGAAATTGACGACCTAGCCCGGCTCAGCACCGCGTGCTCGAGCGGCCCGGGGCGGCCGATCGACATGGAAGCGTGGGCGCGTGCCGGGGTGCCGCAAATGCCCCCGATGTGGATGCTGAAGTACCTGCCGAACATGCCGGCGTGCCACGCGACCATCATGCACGACGCGCAGGGGCCGAGCAATTCGCTCACGCCCGACGACCTCGCGGGGGCCGCGGCCGTGGGCGAAGCGCTCCGCGTGATCCAGCGCGGGACCGCGGACGTCATGCTGGCCGGCGGGTGCGAATCGAAGCTCACGCCGGTCACGCTCGCCCGGATGGACACGTTCGCGCCGCTCACGCGCGAACACGAGCACCCCGAGCGCGCCGTCCGCCCGTTCGACCGCGACGCCTCGGGCACCTGCCTGGGCGAAGGCGCGGCCGTATTTGCGTTAGAGGAACTCGCCCACGCACAAAAACGGGGCGCGCCGATTTTGGGTGAAGTCGTCGGCTTCGCGTCCGGGGTCGATCGCGGGATGACCGGCGCGGGGCTCGCCCGCATCATCCGCAACGCGCTCGCCAACGCGGGAATCCGGCCCGGCGACATCGACCACATCAACGCGCACGGCGTCGGCGTGCCCGAGCTCGATCGTTTCGAGGCGCGCGGGATCGCCGCAGTGTTCGGGCGCGACGTACCGGTGTTCGCGCCGCTGAGCCGGTTCGGGAACACGGGCGCCGCGTCCGGGGCGCTGGAACTGGCGTGCAGCGTCCTCGCACTGCAACACGGGCAGCTCCCGGGAACGCTCAACCACGCCATCCCCGACGAAGACTGCCCGATCACCGTCCACACCGGCCCCCCGCGCCCGGTGACCAAGCCCTACGCGATCAAAGTGACCGCCACGGACCTCGGACAGTGCGGGGCCGTCGTAATCAAACGGTGGGAAACGTAG
- a CDS encoding transposase: protein MRRGYSTITPAVVHALTRRTLERALGWTDYKRSVTRTQLLDLVLLIAGTTRTLFAVVTRYFGFSHETARQAMHANRGSRDQLTARLVDALHQVAGFTRRDRRRRWTCAIDVHYVPFYGDRSTPGIIGGPKKAGTSFFHAYATGVLIHKHRRYTVGLMSVTKGTKPHQQVQTLLDQVAARGLTVRGVVLDAGFDSGETLLLLQERNLSYTVPMRKKGTGTNRRNASYTQPHGTITTMEWVTEKSRKAVSTRVLVWQRKGESHARVYAFRGWGDATAVSEANRARLGRRRYRERFGIETSYRQKNQARGWTTSTNPEYRLLLEGVALLLRQVWVYLTLRIARARGLAPTAWVAQFPLAEMLDWLTQRIRSRYPRTRCITLPHNTLTTNATP from the coding sequence ATGCGACGTGGTTACTCTACGATCACCCCGGCGGTGGTCCACGCACTGACGCGCCGAACGTTGGAACGGGCCCTGGGTTGGACCGACTACAAGCGGTCGGTCACGCGCACCCAGTTGCTCGACCTGGTGCTGTTGATCGCGGGCACCACCCGCACGTTGTTCGCGGTAGTGACCCGGTACTTCGGGTTCTCCCACGAGACCGCGCGACAGGCGATGCACGCCAACCGGGGTTCCCGGGACCAACTCACGGCCCGGTTGGTGGATGCCCTTCACCAGGTGGCGGGGTTCACGCGCCGGGACCGGAGGCGCCGGTGGACGTGTGCCATCGATGTGCATTACGTCCCCTTTTATGGGGATCGCAGCACCCCGGGGATCATCGGCGGACCCAAGAAGGCCGGGACCTCGTTCTTTCACGCGTACGCCACCGGGGTACTGATTCACAAGCACCGGCGGTACACCGTGGGGCTGATGAGCGTGACGAAAGGAACCAAGCCGCACCAGCAGGTGCAGACCCTTCTGGACCAGGTGGCGGCCCGCGGGCTCACGGTCCGCGGGGTGGTTCTGGACGCCGGGTTCGACAGCGGGGAGACCCTGTTGCTGTTGCAGGAACGGAACCTGAGCTACACGGTCCCGATGCGCAAGAAGGGCACCGGTACCAACCGCCGCAACGCCAGCTACACCCAACCCCACGGCACCATCACCACCATGGAGTGGGTCACCGAGAAGAGCCGCAAGGCGGTATCGACTCGGGTGCTCGTGTGGCAACGGAAGGGCGAATCGCACGCCCGGGTGTACGCGTTCCGCGGGTGGGGCGATGCGACCGCCGTGTCGGAGGCGAACCGGGCTCGGTTGGGGCGCCGGCGGTACCGAGAGCGGTTCGGGATCGAGACCAGCTATCGGCAGAAGAACCAGGCCCGCGGGTGGACCACCAGCACCAACCCCGAGTACCGGTTGCTGCTCGAGGGCGTGGCCCTGCTGTTGCGCCAGGTGTGGGTGTACCTGACGCTCCGGATCGCTCGGGCACGCGGGCTCGCGCCGACCGCCTGGGTCGCCCAGTTCCCGTTGGCCGAGATGCTCGACTGGCTCACGCAACGGATCCGCTCACGATACCCACGCACACGATGTATTACCCTGCCACACAATACACTTACAACCAACGCAACGCCTTGA
- a CDS encoding acyl-ACP desaturase, with protein sequence MAATVPDGPVLNAGIWKIYREFFELAERRRRWVLESDIPWDQCNPNTPPEIADVVESFCAVELFLPDFVGKALPMARTVRGRAWFLANWGYEESKHSLVLQEWLLRSGARTENQLEAVANWAVVGEWELPQDDVRGMTCYTMCQELATWLHYRNLRLLLGNTDPALNKILSLISIDERAHYDFYVKVMKLHLADDRAGTLEQLKRVLNGFAMPVTHLLADSARRTAAVKNMNIFNEALFYSDVLVPILTTLGIDKAELRNRALQKKSLPPTTPR encoded by the coding sequence ATGGCCGCGACCGTTCCCGATGGTCCCGTACTCAACGCGGGGATCTGGAAGATTTATCGCGAGTTCTTTGAACTCGCCGAGCGCCGGCGCCGGTGGGTGCTCGAGAGCGACATCCCGTGGGACCAGTGCAACCCGAACACGCCGCCGGAGATCGCCGACGTCGTCGAGTCGTTCTGCGCGGTCGAGCTGTTCCTGCCCGACTTCGTCGGCAAGGCGCTCCCGATGGCCCGCACCGTCCGCGGGCGGGCGTGGTTCCTGGCGAACTGGGGGTACGAAGAGTCGAAGCACTCCCTCGTGCTCCAGGAGTGGCTCCTCCGCTCCGGCGCGCGGACCGAGAACCAGCTCGAAGCGGTCGCGAACTGGGCCGTGGTCGGGGAGTGGGAGCTGCCGCAAGACGACGTGCGCGGGATGACCTGCTACACGATGTGTCAGGAACTCGCCACCTGGCTGCACTATCGCAACCTCCGACTGCTCTTGGGCAACACCGACCCGGCACTGAACAAGATCCTCTCGCTCATCAGCATCGACGAGCGCGCGCACTACGACTTCTACGTCAAGGTGATGAAACTGCACCTCGCCGACGACCGGGCCGGCACGCTCGAGCAACTCAAGCGCGTGCTCAACGGGTTCGCGATGCCGGTCACGCACCTGCTCGCCGACAGCGCGCGCCGGACCGCCGCCGTGAAGAACATGAACATCTTCAACGAGGCCCTGTTCTACTCGGACGTGTTGGTGCCCATCCTGACGACGCTCGGGATCGATAAAGCGGAGCTCCGGAACCGGGCGCTCCAGAAGAAGAGCCTGCCCCCGACGACGCCCCGATGA
- a CDS encoding AAA family ATPase, translating to MSARDSILELKKRISTSIIGQQAAIDRLLVALLADGHVLMEGLPGLAKTRTIKTLAKNLESEFRRIQFTPDLLPADVTGSEVYYDEGGKGTFKFQPGPIFGNLVLADEINRAPAKAQAALLEAMEERQVTVAGTTHALPPLFLVMATQNPIEQEGTYPLPEAQTDRFLMKVILGYGTDDEERQILRLVRGEEGAPKPAEVAKLPQQVVVDARAEVHTAFVSEALEKYIVSVIAATRRPGDFSADLKKWIQVGASPRGTLALDRCSRAYAWLQGRDHVTPDDVRAVAPECLRHRLILSYEAAADGTAPDQVVAEIIKKVAVP from the coding sequence ATGTCCGCACGCGACTCGATCCTGGAACTGAAAAAGCGCATTAGCACGTCGATCATCGGTCAGCAGGCCGCGATCGACCGGCTGCTCGTCGCGCTCCTGGCCGACGGGCACGTGTTGATGGAGGGGTTGCCCGGGCTGGCGAAGACGCGCACCATCAAAACGCTGGCCAAGAACCTCGAAAGCGAGTTCCGCCGCATTCAATTCACCCCGGACCTGCTCCCGGCCGACGTGACCGGTTCGGAGGTGTACTACGACGAGGGCGGGAAGGGGACGTTCAAGTTCCAGCCGGGACCGATTTTCGGCAACCTCGTGCTGGCCGACGAAATTAACCGCGCGCCCGCAAAGGCCCAGGCCGCACTCCTCGAAGCGATGGAGGAGCGGCAGGTGACCGTCGCCGGTACGACGCACGCGCTGCCGCCGCTGTTCCTCGTCATGGCGACGCAGAACCCCATTGAGCAGGAAGGGACGTACCCGCTGCCCGAAGCGCAAACGGACCGCTTCCTGATGAAAGTCATCCTCGGGTACGGCACGGACGACGAGGAGCGCCAGATCCTTCGGCTCGTTCGCGGCGAAGAGGGCGCCCCCAAACCGGCCGAGGTCGCGAAGTTGCCGCAACAAGTAGTGGTCGATGCGCGGGCGGAAGTTCACACGGCGTTCGTGTCCGAAGCGCTAGAAAAGTACATCGTCAGTGTGATCGCAGCGACGCGGCGCCCGGGCGACTTCTCGGCCGATCTCAAGAAGTGGATTCAGGTCGGGGCCAGCCCGCGCGGGACGCTCGCCCTCGACCGCTGCTCGCGGGCCTACGCCTGGCTCCAGGGGCGCGACCACGTGACCCCGGACGACGTGCGGGCCGTCGCGCCGGAGTGCCTGCGGCACCGGCTCATCCTGAGTTACGAGGCCGCTGCGGACGGCACCGCGCCCGATCAA
- a CDS encoding beta-ketoacyl-[acyl-carrier-protein] synthase family protein — translation MRRRVVITGMGVVTPLGHSVGELFAAQIEGRTAVGPITRFDASALPTTFASEVKHYDLAKYLKDATRYAHSGLNTRFALGAAQQALADAELLDEGHGDRGRIGVYLGVGEGPENFPALINSIAAAVTGDGDRADPARFIAALRPALDARGESEVETHTTVGHLANQFALDGPNVSCLTACAAGSQAIGEAAELIRAGDADAMIAGGSQSMLHPLGVAGFTRLSALSQRSDSPQTASRPFDLTRDGFVIGEGAGVVVLEELTHAKARGATIYAELTGYGSTADAYRMTDPHPAGRGAIRCMANALADAGLRAIDIGYINAHGTSTAANDAMETAAIKSVFGNYAHKVPVSSSKSMLGHLIAAAGVVELAISVMAIRAGVLPPTINYETKDPVCDLDYIPNAAREARVDHVLSNSFGFGGQNVSLTVSRYRG, via the coding sequence ATGCGTAGGCGGGTCGTCATCACCGGAATGGGCGTCGTCACCCCGCTGGGGCACAGCGTGGGCGAGCTGTTCGCCGCACAAATCGAGGGGCGCACGGCCGTCGGGCCGATCACGCGCTTCGACGCCTCCGCGCTCCCCACCACGTTCGCCTCGGAAGTGAAACACTACGACCTCGCGAAGTACCTGAAGGACGCGACCCGGTACGCCCACAGCGGGCTGAACACCCGGTTCGCGCTCGGCGCGGCCCAGCAAGCGCTCGCGGACGCCGAACTGCTGGACGAGGGGCACGGCGATCGGGGGCGGATCGGCGTGTACCTCGGCGTCGGCGAAGGGCCGGAGAACTTCCCGGCCCTCATCAACAGCATCGCCGCCGCGGTCACGGGCGACGGCGACCGCGCCGACCCCGCTCGATTTATTGCCGCCCTGCGCCCGGCCCTCGACGCGCGGGGCGAGTCCGAGGTCGAAACGCACACCACCGTGGGCCACCTCGCGAACCAGTTCGCACTGGACGGCCCGAACGTGTCCTGCCTCACGGCGTGCGCGGCCGGGTCGCAGGCGATCGGCGAGGCGGCGGAACTGATCCGCGCCGGCGACGCGGACGCGATGATCGCGGGCGGGTCGCAGAGCATGTTGCACCCGCTCGGCGTCGCCGGGTTCACCCGCCTCAGTGCCCTCTCGCAGCGGAGCGACAGCCCCCAGACCGCGAGCCGGCCGTTCGATCTCACGCGCGACGGGTTCGTGATCGGCGAGGGCGCGGGGGTCGTGGTGCTGGAGGAACTGACTCACGCCAAGGCGCGCGGGGCCACGATCTACGCCGAACTGACCGGCTACGGGTCCACGGCCGATGCGTACCGCATGACCGACCCGCACCCGGCCGGTAGGGGCGCGATCCGGTGCATGGCGAACGCGCTCGCCGATGCCGGGCTCCGCGCGATCGACATCGGGTACATCAACGCCCACGGGACCAGCACCGCCGCGAACGACGCGATGGAAACGGCCGCGATCAAGTCGGTGTTCGGTAATTACGCCCACAAGGTGCCCGTTTCGAGCAGCAAGAGCATGCTCGGCCACCTGATCGCCGCCGCGGGCGTGGTCGAACTGGCGATCTCGGTAATGGCGATCCGCGCGGGCGTGCTCCCTCCGACCATCAACTACGAGACCAAAGATCCGGTCTGCGATTTGGACTACATCCCGAACGCCGCGCGCGAGGCGCGCGTCGATCACGTCCTCTCGAACAGTTTCGGGTTCGGCGGCCAGAACGTGTCCCTCACGGTGAGCCGCTACCGCGGGTGA
- a CDS encoding HlyD family secretion protein — MIVIITLTYFALVWLVYFRLKVLPFNLANKIGVALAGVTIVFGLLLATNYSHPHSSDVRVFRYVVPISTYLPKPAQVVEVAVRPNTPVKKGDVLFRVDARPYEYEVRRLEAALVAANTDLPKLEADLKVAQAGVATAEATLENARKDFDRQEQLRAAGSTSESNYLDAKTRFDNTTSARREALARRDRAQLALESKIGGEFTAVAEVRQQLATARLNLEQTTVTAPDDGFVTDLAIRPGLMVAPATPAMVFVSTAQRGIVVATYSQHPLQNIAPGSRAEVIFAMYPGRVFKAEVETVISITGQGQITPTGDLPEVVQAQPRGRFAVRLKLSDEDMALLPGGAGGSAVVYTHTLRPLGAVQKMSIRMEGYLNYVTGF, encoded by the coding sequence GTGATCGTTATCATCACCCTGACCTACTTCGCCCTGGTCTGGCTCGTCTACTTCCGGCTCAAAGTGCTCCCGTTCAATCTGGCGAACAAGATCGGGGTCGCGCTGGCCGGTGTGACCATCGTGTTCGGATTGCTGCTCGCGACTAATTACAGCCACCCGCACTCGTCCGACGTCCGGGTGTTCCGGTACGTCGTCCCGATTTCGACGTACCTGCCGAAACCGGCCCAGGTGGTCGAGGTCGCGGTCCGCCCGAACACGCCGGTGAAGAAGGGGGACGTGCTGTTTCGGGTGGACGCGCGGCCCTACGAGTACGAGGTCCGGCGCCTGGAAGCGGCTCTCGTCGCGGCGAACACCGATTTGCCGAAACTGGAGGCCGATCTAAAGGTTGCGCAGGCCGGTGTCGCCACCGCCGAGGCGACATTGGAGAACGCCAGGAAGGATTTCGACCGACAGGAGCAGTTGCGGGCCGCCGGGTCAACGTCTGAGTCCAACTACCTCGACGCCAAGACTCGGTTCGACAACACCACGTCCGCTCGTCGAGAGGCGCTCGCCCGCCGCGACCGCGCGCAGCTCGCGCTGGAGTCGAAGATCGGCGGGGAGTTCACCGCGGTCGCCGAGGTACGCCAGCAACTGGCGACTGCCAGGCTGAACCTGGAGCAGACCACAGTCACGGCCCCGGACGACGGGTTCGTGACCGATCTGGCGATCCGTCCCGGGTTGATGGTCGCACCCGCAACCCCGGCGATGGTGTTCGTCAGCACCGCCCAGCGCGGCATCGTGGTGGCCACGTACTCCCAGCACCCGCTCCAGAACATTGCCCCCGGCAGCCGGGCCGAGGTGATTTTCGCCATGTACCCGGGTCGGGTCTTCAAGGCGGAAGTCGAAACCGTGATCTCGATCACCGGGCAGGGGCAGATCACCCCGACCGGCGACCTGCCGGAAGTCGTCCAGGCCCAACCGCGGGGGCGCTTCGCCGTGCGCCTCAAACTTTCCGACGAGGACATGGCCCTCCTCCCCGGCGGCGCCGGCGGGTCCGCGGTGGTCTACACGCACACGCTCCGGCCGCTCGGCGCCGTCCAGAAAATGAGCATCCGGATGGAAGGCTACCTGAACTACGTCACGGGGTTCTGA
- a CDS encoding HAD family hydrolase produces MRSAILLPLLLVAGGTLFPAPSKGARTAPADPLPSWNDTAPKKALTAFVAKVTNDGSPDFVPPAERVAVFDNDGTLWCEQPIYVQFAFAIDRVKALADKHPEWKDQQPFKAVLEGDHKALAASGEKGLAAILIATHTGMTIEEFEATVTDWLATARHPKYDRPYTECVYQPMLEVLAYLRANGFKTFIVSGGTADFMRPWAEKVYGVPPEQVVGTTFKTKYAAKDGKSAVVIEPHIDLIDDHAGKPVGIARAIGRRPLMAFGNSDGDLEMLEYTTTGKGARFGLLVHHTDAEREFAYDRKSPVGKLDRGLDDAPKRGWAVASIKDDWKAVFPPKK; encoded by the coding sequence ATGCGGTCCGCGATCCTCCTGCCCCTCCTGCTCGTGGCGGGGGGAACTTTATTTCCCGCTCCGTCCAAGGGCGCCCGGACTGCGCCCGCAGACCCGCTCCCATCGTGGAACGACACGGCCCCGAAAAAGGCGCTCACTGCGTTCGTCGCGAAAGTCACGAACGACGGCTCCCCGGACTTCGTCCCGCCCGCCGAGCGCGTCGCGGTGTTCGACAACGACGGCACGCTCTGGTGCGAGCAACCGATCTACGTTCAGTTCGCGTTCGCAATCGATCGCGTGAAAGCGCTGGCCGACAAGCACCCGGAGTGGAAGGATCAGCAGCCGTTCAAGGCGGTCCTGGAGGGCGACCACAAGGCGCTCGCCGCGTCCGGCGAGAAGGGATTGGCGGCGATCCTGATCGCCACACACACGGGAATGACGATCGAGGAATTCGAGGCCACCGTAACGGACTGGCTCGCGACCGCGCGGCACCCGAAGTACGACCGGCCGTACACCGAGTGCGTCTACCAGCCGATGCTCGAAGTGCTCGCGTACCTGCGGGCCAACGGGTTCAAGACGTTCATCGTGTCCGGGGGAACGGCCGATTTCATGCGCCCGTGGGCGGAGAAGGTCTACGGCGTGCCGCCCGAACAGGTCGTCGGAACCACGTTCAAGACGAAGTACGCCGCGAAGGACGGCAAATCGGCCGTCGTCATCGAGCCGCACATCGATCTGATCGACGACCATGCGGGGAAGCCAGTCGGGATCGCCCGCGCGATCGGGCGCCGACCGCTCATGGCGTTCGGCAACTCGGACGGCGACCTCGAGATGCTCGAATACACCACGACGGGCAAGGGGGCGCGGTTCGGGCTGCTCGTTCACCACACCGACGCCGAGCGCGAGTTCGCTTACGACCGCAAGTCGCCCGTCGGGAAACTTGATCGTGGGTTGGATGATGCGCCGAAGCGCGGGTGGGCGGTCGCGAGCATCAAGGACGACTGGAAGGCGGTCTTCCCGCCGAAGAAATAG
- a CDS encoding arylsulfatase produces MFRMSNLAVLIALAVGVVSGWAGASGKFDSLLRAEPKATSATTESGACAEDGCCASPDKAAALTAINAHNAKVSANAQKDGKKPNILVIFGDDIGQSNVSAYSRGLMGFTTPNIDRIGAEGGVFVNYYGQQSCTAGRAAFILGQCPFRTGLTKVGMPGAKVGLQKEDPTIAEFLKPLGYTTGQFGKNHLGDRDEFLPTAHGFDEFFGNLYHLNAEQEPENEDYPKDPEFKKKFGPRGVLKCTSDGKITDTGPLTKKRMETVDEEFLAAAKDFIDRSHKADKPFFCWFNSTRMHIFTHLKPASKGKTGLGTQADGMTEHDGMVGELLKQLDDLKIADNTIVVYTTDNGAMKSMWPDGGASPFRSEKDTNWDGAFRVPALVRWPGHIKPGTNFTELFSAEDWLVTLVAAAGGDPNLRESATKGVTAGDKTFKVHLDGYNQLDYLTGKTSKGPRHEFFYFSDDGALVAYRDDRFKYTYQTQNAKGVEVWVQPFTVLRTPQVIDLKSDPYEYSIDASAYYHGWLIDHAYLLLPSVEKVGAYLKTYKDFPPRQRPASFSIDQVIEKLESGLKGK; encoded by the coding sequence ATGTTCCGCATGTCGAACCTCGCCGTCCTGATCGCGCTGGCGGTCGGGGTGGTGAGTGGATGGGCCGGGGCCAGTGGGAAGTTCGATTCCCTGCTGCGCGCCGAGCCGAAGGCTACGAGCGCGACGACCGAATCCGGGGCGTGTGCCGAGGACGGTTGCTGCGCAAGTCCCGACAAAGCTGCGGCACTGACCGCGATCAACGCGCACAACGCAAAAGTGAGCGCGAACGCGCAGAAGGACGGCAAGAAGCCCAACATTCTCGTCATCTTCGGCGACGACATCGGCCAATCGAACGTCAGCGCCTACAGCCGCGGGCTGATGGGCTTTACGACGCCGAACATCGATCGCATCGGGGCGGAAGGCGGGGTGTTCGTCAACTACTACGGCCAACAGTCCTGCACGGCCGGGCGCGCGGCGTTCATCCTCGGACAGTGCCCGTTCCGCACGGGGCTGACGAAGGTCGGCATGCCCGGTGCAAAGGTGGGGCTCCAGAAGGAAGACCCGACTATCGCAGAATTCCTCAAGCCCCTCGGGTACACGACGGGTCAGTTCGGAAAGAACCACCTCGGCGACCGCGACGAATTCCTACCGACGGCACACGGATTCGACGAGTTCTTCGGCAACTTGTACCACCTCAACGCCGAACAGGAACCGGAGAACGAGGACTACCCGAAAGATCCGGAGTTCAAGAAGAAATTCGGCCCGCGCGGGGTGCTGAAATGCACGTCCGACGGCAAGATCACCGACACCGGACCGCTCACGAAGAAGCGGATGGAGACGGTGGACGAGGAGTTCCTGGCCGCGGCGAAGGATTTCATCGACCGCAGCCACAAGGCCGACAAGCCGTTCTTCTGCTGGTTCAACAGTACCCGGATGCACATCTTCACGCACCTCAAGCCCGCGTCGAAGGGCAAAACCGGGCTCGGGACTCAAGCGGACGGCATGACCGAACACGACGGGATGGTCGGCGAGCTACTGAAGCAGCTCGATGACCTCAAGATCGCGGACAACACGATCGTGGTCTACACCACCGACAACGGCGCGATGAAGAGCATGTGGCCGGACGGCGGCGCGTCGCCGTTCCGGTCCGAGAAGGACACGAACTGGGACGGCGCGTTCCGCGTCCCGGCGCTGGTCCGCTGGCCCGGGCACATCAAGCCCGGCACGAACTTCACCGAGCTGTTCTCCGCGGAAGACTGGCTGGTGACGCTCGTCGCCGCGGCCGGCGGCGACCCGAACCTGCGCGAGAGCGCCACGAAGGGGGTGACTGCAGGAGACAAGACGTTCAAGGTCCACCTGGACGGCTACAACCAGCTCGATTACCTCACCGGCAAAACCAGCAAGGGCCCCCGGCACGAGTTCTTCTACTTCAGTGACGACGGCGCCCTCGTGGCCTACCGCGACGACCGGTTCAAGTACACGTACCAGACGCAGAACGCGAAGGGCGTGGAGGTCTGGGTCCAGCCCTTCACGGTGTTGCGGACGCCGCAGGTCATCGATCTGAAGAGCGACCCCTACGAATACTCCATCGACGCCTCGGCCTATTACCACGGCTGGCTGATCGACCACGCCTACCTGTTGCTCCCCTCGGTCGAGAAGGTCGGCGCGTACCTCAAGACGTACAAGGACTTCCCGCCGCGCCAGCGCCCGGCCAGTTTCTCGATCGACCAGGTCATCGAGAAGCTCGAATCCGGTCTCAAGGGCAAATAA